The proteins below come from a single Drosophila teissieri strain GT53w chromosome 3L, Prin_Dtei_1.1, whole genome shotgun sequence genomic window:
- the LOC122616674 gene encoding histidine-rich glycoprotein-like, whose protein sequence is MAQFVTHIQPTLMEASQGHVPHHHGHQVGVQHSSHLPHSGHNMPSPPTHNHQSHGHGHGHHATSGGHHGAASSHSQKQTAHHTTTSSHASKGQHHSPPSRIHSPPPEHHVDHVGHYEYFQHQHEQIFHHEGANGGASHKQQTHHHPNKHEHCPTGHQSAV, encoded by the coding sequence ATGGCCCAGTTTGTGACCCACATCCAGCCCACGCTGATGGAGGCGTCCCAAGGTCATGTGCCCCATCACCACGGACATCAGGTGGGTGTGCAGCACTCATCGCATCTGCCCCACAGTGGCCACAACATGCCCTCGCCGCCCACCCACAATCACCAATCACATGGCCACGGACATGGTCATCATGCCACCAGCGGTGGTCATCATGGAGCAGCAAGTAGCCATTCGCAGAAGCAAACAGCGCATCATACCACCACCTCCAGCCACGCCTCCAAGGGACAACACCACAGCCCGCCCTCGAGGATACATTCACCGCCGCCAGAGCACCATGTGGATCATGTGGGTCACTACGAGTACTTCCAGCACCAGCACGAGCAGATCTTCCACCATGAAGGAGCAAACGGTGGTGCCAGCCACAAGCAGCAGACCCACCACCATCCCAACAAGCACGAGCACTGCCCCACAGGACACCAGA